A window of Parasynechococcus marenigrum WH 8102 contains these coding sequences:
- a CDS encoding adenine phosphoribosyltransferase: MDLQTYIRSIPDFPKPGILFRDINPLLRNPAAMVEVMRRLGAICDAVQPDLIVGIESRGFIVGTPLALQRSLGFVPVRKPGKLPGAVIGVDYALEYGTDRLEIQSDALTGNPRVLVVDDLLATGGTAAATGSLVRAAGGELVGFAFVIELEPLGGRSALPDEVLAESLIRYP; this comes from the coding sequence TTGGATTTACAGACTTATATCCGCTCAATTCCGGACTTTCCCAAGCCGGGCATCCTGTTTCGGGACATCAATCCATTGCTGCGAAATCCCGCTGCGATGGTGGAGGTGATGCGGCGTCTTGGCGCGATCTGCGATGCGGTGCAGCCGGATCTCATTGTTGGCATTGAATCCAGAGGCTTCATCGTTGGCACGCCGCTGGCCCTGCAGCGCTCCCTTGGATTTGTCCCCGTTCGTAAACCGGGAAAACTGCCCGGAGCAGTGATCGGGGTGGATTATGCCCTGGAGTACGGCACTGATCGACTCGAAATCCAGAGCGATGCCCTGACCGGCAATCCCCGGGTGCTGGTGGTGGATGACCTGCTCGCCACGGGTGGAACGGCCGCGGCCACAGGCTCGTTGGTGCGTGCTGCAGGCGGTGAGCTGGTGGGATTTGCCTTTGTGATTGAACTGGAGCCGCTTGGAGGACGTTCCGCCCTGCCTGATGAGGTTCTTGCGGAGTCGTTAATCCGTTACCCCTGA
- a CDS encoding DUF2949 domain-containing protein codes for MVVCSHPQPAASNELQDFLLARLGLSSNALNLGLRQAELEQAPLPIVLWSFGLLSLEQLQQVLDWENNQG; via the coding sequence ATGGTGGTGTGCAGCCATCCACAACCGGCAGCGTCGAACGAGCTTCAGGACTTTCTGCTCGCTCGGCTTGGGCTGAGCAGCAACGCCCTCAACCTTGGGCTGCGCCAGGCTGAACTGGAACAAGCACCGTTGCCCATCGTGCTCTGGAGCTTCGGTCTGCTCAGCCTTGAGCAGCTTCAACAGGTCCTCGACTGGGAAAACAATCAGGGGTAA
- a CDS encoding FAD-dependent monooxygenase: MATSSTTFHILGAGPTGSLAAIALASTGCSVVLTDPLTRKELLSRSRAYAITHSSRRLLTDLNLWTSLQGSLTAFSFLDLRDSACGGRVVFGLDDLPNSNGRHEAIGWILDHQPLMKLLMDRLHQHHRVELALGCTAPTPGIDDLIVAADGPRSTTRSQWDIGCWKFRYRQGCLTSKIALRGVKPGMAYELFRPEGPFAILPLGDGIFQVVWSAPWTQCQRRADLPTPEFLDELAAVLPAGIEPDLLLDTPRAFSQQWSMARRLSRGRGVLLGEAGHRCHPVGGQGLNLCWRDVASLRNLAEHGGTSQRLARRYGRSRWADLLMVGLATDLLVRLFSNQQPWLLPFRRIGLKAMARFSWLRRISLLAMTDGPTQLLKPLPD, translated from the coding sequence ATGGCCACGTCTTCGACAACCTTTCACATCCTGGGAGCCGGACCGACTGGCTCCCTCGCAGCAATCGCCTTGGCGTCAACGGGTTGCAGCGTTGTTCTGACTGATCCGCTGACTCGCAAGGAGCTGCTATCCAGGAGCCGCGCCTACGCCATCACCCATTCCAGTCGGCGTCTGTTGACGGATCTGAATCTCTGGACTTCTCTTCAAGGGAGCCTGACGGCGTTCAGCTTCCTCGATCTCAGGGATTCTGCGTGCGGCGGCAGAGTGGTCTTTGGCTTGGACGACCTGCCGAATTCGAACGGTCGCCATGAAGCGATCGGGTGGATCCTCGACCATCAGCCCTTGATGAAACTTCTGATGGACCGTCTCCATCAGCACCATCGCGTTGAGCTCGCGCTGGGTTGTACAGCGCCAACCCCTGGCATTGATGATCTGATCGTTGCTGCGGACGGGCCCCGGTCGACGACGCGATCGCAATGGGATATCGGATGCTGGAAATTCCGCTATCGCCAGGGATGTCTCACCTCGAAGATTGCGCTCAGAGGTGTGAAACCTGGAATGGCCTATGAACTGTTCCGGCCAGAGGGCCCTTTCGCCATTTTGCCTCTTGGGGACGGCATCTTTCAGGTGGTGTGGAGCGCACCCTGGACGCAATGCCAGCGCCGAGCTGATCTACCGACCCCGGAATTCCTTGACGAACTTGCAGCCGTGCTTCCTGCCGGAATCGAGCCTGATCTGCTGCTTGACACGCCCCGGGCCTTTTCCCAGCAATGGTCAATGGCAAGGCGTCTGAGCCGCGGCCGAGGTGTTCTGCTCGGCGAAGCCGGCCATCGCTGCCATCCGGTCGGCGGGCAGGGGCTAAATCTCTGCTGGCGCGATGTCGCCAGCCTCAGAAACCTGGCTGAGCATGGTGGAACCAGTCAACGGCTGGCGCGTCGCTACGGGCGGTCACGCTGGGCGGATCTGTTGATGGTGGGGCTCGCCACCGATCTCCTGGTGAGGCTGTTTTCCAATCAGCAACCCTGGCTGCTCCCCTTCCGACGCATCGGCCTCAAGGCCATGGCACGGTTCAGTTGGTTGCGCCGCATCAGCCTGCTTGCAATGACCGATGGTCCAACTCAACTGCTGAAACCCTTGCCAGACTGA
- a CDS encoding high light inducible protein: MAQTPSTDAPVIRGATVTTEDGGRLNAFASEPRMQVVEAEQGWGFHERAEKLNGRMAMLGFIALLATEIALGGEAFTHGLLGLG; the protein is encoded by the coding sequence ATGGCTCAGACTCCTTCCACCGATGCTCCTGTGATCCGCGGCGCCACAGTGACCACCGAAGACGGCGGCCGCTTGAACGCCTTCGCCTCCGAGCCCCGCATGCAGGTGGTGGAAGCTGAGCAGGGTTGGGGTTTCCACGAACGGGCTGAAAAACTGAATGGCCGCATGGCCATGCTCGGCTTCATCGCCCTGCTCGCCACTGAGATCGCCCTCGGTGGCGAAGCCTTCACCCACGGTTTGCTGGGTCTGGGCTGA
- a CDS encoding G protein-coupled receptor family protein translates to MLIPLKPGELQRLIPAVATGNQFRASLGTPQQVLQRLMIAAIGGVITFLIYNQAQLGSRWGPVWLVISVVFFLYVLWGPIVEAGQRNATLRRYPAAALFEGEVGDVTTRERVEGRHEQADSRGQLELVENRRTWVLLELEDEDGYLGRLAFPMEKRHQSIRRGTVIRCLVLSDRKDFSRIGSFSDAWMPGLRMWAGEYPFLLRPAFEELCQRRLSRRG, encoded by the coding sequence ATGCTCATCCCCCTCAAACCCGGAGAGCTGCAGCGCCTGATTCCGGCAGTGGCCACCGGCAATCAGTTCCGCGCCTCCCTTGGAACACCACAACAGGTGCTGCAGCGATTGATGATCGCCGCCATCGGCGGTGTAATCACATTTTTAATTTACAACCAGGCTCAGCTCGGCAGCCGCTGGGGACCTGTCTGGCTGGTGATCAGCGTGGTGTTCTTTCTGTACGTGCTGTGGGGCCCCATCGTTGAGGCTGGCCAGCGCAACGCCACCCTGCGCCGCTATCCAGCGGCAGCCCTGTTCGAAGGTGAAGTGGGAGACGTCACCACCCGAGAACGTGTTGAAGGTCGCCACGAACAGGCTGACAGTCGCGGGCAATTGGAGCTGGTGGAGAACAGGCGGACCTGGGTGCTGCTGGAGCTTGAGGATGAGGACGGCTACCTGGGTCGCTTGGCATTTCCCATGGAGAAACGGCACCAGTCGATTCGACGGGGAACGGTGATTCGCTGTCTGGTGCTCAGTGACCGCAAGGACTTTTCCCGCATTGGCAGCTTCAGCGATGCCTGGATGCCCGGGTTGCGGATGTGGGCCGGCGAATACCCCTTTTTGCTGCGACCCGCTTTTGAGGAGCTGTGCCAGCGACGCTTGAGCCGAAGGGGCTGA
- the dapB gene encoding 4-hydroxy-tetrahydrodipicolinate reductase produces the protein MTPSIPVVVAGALGRMGAEVIKAVVGSADCMLVGAIDNTPGKEGSDIGLELGLGELEVAVTADFEGCLCAVSQSVRDAEAGAVLVDFTHPSVVYEHTRAAIAYGVHPVIGTTGLSPEQLSDLCQFAAKASIGGAVIPNFSVGMVLLQQAAAAAARFYDHAELTELHHNCKADAPSGTCIKTAELMEELGKSFNPAEVDEHESLAGSRGGRRESGLRLHSLRLPGLVAHQEVMFGAPGETYTLRHDTIDRSAYMPGVLLTVRKVRSLQTLVYGLERLI, from the coding sequence ATGACCCCATCCATACCCGTCGTGGTGGCCGGTGCCCTTGGTCGCATGGGTGCCGAAGTGATCAAGGCAGTGGTGGGATCTGCGGATTGCATGCTGGTGGGGGCCATCGACAACACCCCCGGCAAAGAGGGGAGTGACATCGGCCTTGAACTGGGACTGGGCGAGCTGGAGGTTGCGGTGACAGCCGATTTCGAAGGCTGCCTCTGCGCCGTGAGCCAGTCGGTGCGGGATGCGGAAGCCGGGGCGGTGCTGGTGGATTTCACCCATCCGTCGGTCGTCTATGAGCACACCCGGGCAGCAATCGCCTACGGCGTACATCCAGTGATTGGCACCACAGGGCTCTCCCCGGAGCAATTAAGTGATCTTTGTCAGTTCGCTGCCAAGGCCTCCATCGGAGGCGCCGTGATTCCAAATTTTTCCGTCGGCATGGTCCTGTTGCAGCAGGCCGCTGCAGCAGCAGCACGCTTTTACGACCACGCTGAGCTCACCGAACTGCATCACAACTGCAAGGCGGATGCCCCCAGTGGCACCTGCATCAAAACCGCCGAACTGATGGAGGAGCTCGGCAAGAGCTTCAACCCTGCCGAAGTGGATGAGCATGAATCGCTGGCAGGCTCCCGAGGTGGTCGTCGTGAGAGCGGGCTTCGGCTCCATTCCCTGCGCTTACCGGGCCTAGTGGCCCATCAGGAAGTGATGTTCGGTGCACCGGGCGAGACTTACACGCTGCGCCACGACACGATTGATCGTTCCGCCTATATGCCGGGTGTCCTTCTCACCGTGCGCAAGGTGCGTTCACTGCAAACGTTGGTCTACGGCCTTGAACGGCTGATCTGA
- a CDS encoding magnesium chelatase subunit H: MFTQVRSADRRVAPVEGQSHKSVMKAVYVVLEPQYQNALTQAATALNASGSELGIELSGYLIEELRDEENYAGFCEDVAQADVFVASLIFIEDLAQKVVDAVAPHRDRLKAAVVFPSMPEVMRLNKLGSFSMAQLGQSKSAIAGFMKKRKEAGGAGFQDAMLKLLNTLPTVLKYLPVEKAQDARSFMLSFQYWLGGTPDNLKNFLLMLADKYVFPPAEGEERPAMEVAEPEVFPDLGIWHPLAPMMFEDLKEYLNWTASRTDLSEEARKGPVIGLVLQRSHIVTGDDAHYVATIQELEFRGARVIPIFCGGLDFSKPVNAFFYDPLNPEQPLVDGIVSLTGFALVGGPARQDHPKAIESLKKLNRPYMVALPLVFQTTQEWEDSDLGLHPVQVALQIAIPELDGAIEPIVLSGRDDATGKAHTLQDRVDAIAERAIRWSSLRIKPRIDKKLAITVFSFPPDKGNVGTAAYLDVFGSIHRVMEEMKAKGYDVQGLPSTPRALLEAVINDADAMQGAPELSIAHRMSVEEYERLTPYSERLEENWGKPPGNLNSDGQNLLVFGRHFGNVFVGVQPTFGYEGDPMRLLYSRSASPHHGFAAYYTYLQKIWKADAVLHFGTHGSLEFMPGKQMGMSETCYPDSLIGALPNLYYYAANNPSEATIAKRRGYASTISYLTPPAENAGLYRGLKELGELVGSYQQLREGGRGIQIVNTIIETARQCNLDKDVDLPEDDASTLELDGRDALVGAVYRQLMEIESRLLPCGLHTIGKPPTAEEAVATLVNIAALEREEDGLRSLPGLLAEAMGRSIEDIYKGNDYGVLADVELNRTITETSRAAIGAMVRSLTGLDGRVSMRNSFGWFYDLLAKFGLKLPSPWLRACCGAGFVQIDATELDKLFAYLRFCLEQVCADMEMESLLKALDGDYILPGPGGDPIRNPGVLPSGKNIHALDPQAIPTRAAVAAAKSVVDKLIERQREEQGTWPETIACVLWGTDNIKTYGESLAQILWFVGVKPMPDSVGRVNKLELIPLEELGRPRVDVVVNCSGVFRDLFINQMALIDQAVKMAAEADEPLELNFVRKHALEQAEKEGTSLRDAACRVFSNASGSYSSNVNLAVENSTWEEEGELQEMYLSRKTFAFNADNPGEMNQKREVFENVMKTADVTFQNLDSAEISLTDVSHYFDSDPTKLIAGLRDDGKAPTSYIADTTTANAQVRSLSETIRLDSRTKLLNPKWYEGMLDSGYEGVREVAKRLNFTLGWSATSGAVDNFVYEEANDTFINDPEMRKRLLELNPNSFRQIVGTLLEVHGRGYWETSDENIEQLQELYQEVEDRIEGVVTD; this comes from the coding sequence ATGTTCACACAGGTCCGCTCCGCCGATCGCCGCGTTGCTCCTGTAGAGGGACAGAGCCACAAGTCCGTGATGAAGGCGGTTTATGTGGTGCTTGAGCCCCAGTACCAGAACGCGCTGACTCAGGCGGCAACAGCTCTCAATGCGTCCGGCAGTGAACTTGGAATCGAGCTGAGCGGCTATTTGATCGAAGAGCTCCGTGACGAGGAGAACTACGCCGGTTTCTGTGAGGACGTGGCACAGGCGGATGTGTTCGTCGCCTCGTTGATCTTCATCGAAGATCTGGCACAGAAGGTGGTGGATGCCGTTGCACCCCATCGCGACCGGCTCAAAGCGGCAGTTGTGTTCCCCTCCATGCCGGAGGTGATGCGTCTGAACAAGCTCGGCAGCTTTTCCATGGCTCAGTTGGGCCAGAGCAAGAGCGCGATCGCCGGTTTCATGAAAAAGCGGAAGGAGGCCGGTGGTGCTGGTTTCCAGGACGCCATGCTCAAGCTTCTGAACACGCTTCCGACTGTTCTCAAGTACCTGCCGGTTGAGAAGGCGCAGGATGCCCGCAGTTTCATGCTCAGCTTCCAGTACTGGCTCGGGGGAACGCCAGACAACCTGAAGAACTTCCTGCTGATGCTGGCGGACAAGTACGTCTTCCCTCCTGCAGAAGGCGAGGAGCGTCCAGCGATGGAGGTTGCCGAGCCTGAAGTGTTCCCGGATCTGGGGATCTGGCACCCCTTGGCTCCCATGATGTTTGAGGACCTCAAGGAGTACCTCAACTGGACCGCCAGCCGCACCGATCTCTCCGAAGAAGCCCGCAAAGGTCCGGTGATCGGTTTAGTGCTGCAGCGCAGCCACATCGTCACCGGTGATGACGCCCATTACGTGGCCACAATTCAGGAGCTGGAATTCCGCGGTGCCCGCGTGATTCCGATCTTCTGCGGCGGCCTGGACTTCTCCAAGCCCGTCAACGCCTTCTTCTACGACCCGCTCAACCCTGAGCAGCCTCTGGTGGATGGCATCGTTTCCCTGACGGGCTTTGCACTGGTGGGTGGCCCGGCCCGACAGGATCATCCCAAGGCGATCGAGTCGCTGAAGAAGCTCAACCGCCCTTACATGGTGGCTTTGCCTCTTGTCTTTCAGACCACCCAGGAATGGGAAGACAGCGACCTGGGTCTGCACCCAGTTCAGGTTGCACTTCAGATCGCCATCCCTGAGCTCGATGGTGCGATCGAACCCATCGTGCTCTCAGGCCGTGATGACGCCACAGGTAAGGCACACACCCTGCAGGACCGAGTGGATGCCATCGCAGAGCGCGCCATCCGCTGGTCGTCCCTGCGGATCAAGCCCCGCATCGACAAGAAGCTGGCGATCACCGTGTTCAGCTTCCCGCCGGACAAAGGCAATGTCGGCACAGCGGCTTACCTCGATGTTTTCGGCTCCATCCATCGGGTGATGGAGGAGATGAAGGCCAAGGGCTACGACGTTCAAGGTCTGCCCTCCACACCAAGAGCTTTGCTCGAGGCTGTCATCAACGACGCCGATGCCATGCAGGGAGCCCCCGAGCTCTCGATCGCACACCGTATGAGCGTGGAGGAGTACGAGCGCCTGACGCCTTACTCCGAACGACTGGAAGAGAACTGGGGCAAGCCCCCCGGCAACCTCAACAGCGATGGCCAGAACCTGCTGGTGTTTGGTCGCCATTTCGGCAACGTCTTTGTTGGCGTTCAACCCACCTTCGGCTACGAAGGCGACCCAATGCGCCTGCTCTATTCCCGTAGTGCAAGCCCCCACCACGGTTTTGCCGCTTACTACACCTATTTGCAGAAGATCTGGAAGGCTGACGCGGTGCTGCACTTCGGCACTCACGGCTCCCTCGAGTTCATGCCCGGTAAGCAGATGGGGATGAGCGAAACCTGCTATCCCGATTCACTGATCGGTGCACTGCCCAACCTCTATTACTACGCCGCCAACAACCCCTCCGAGGCCACCATTGCCAAGCGGCGTGGTTATGCCTCAACCATCAGCTACCTCACCCCTCCGGCCGAAAACGCAGGCCTCTATCGAGGTTTGAAGGAACTGGGTGAGCTGGTGGGCTCCTACCAGCAGCTGCGCGAAGGTGGCCGCGGCATTCAGATTGTCAACACGATCATCGAGACGGCACGTCAGTGCAATCTCGATAAGGACGTCGATCTTCCTGAGGATGATGCTTCGACCCTTGAACTAGACGGACGTGATGCCCTGGTGGGTGCCGTTTACCGCCAGTTGATGGAGATCGAAAGTCGACTGCTTCCTTGCGGTCTGCACACCATCGGCAAACCACCAACAGCTGAAGAAGCTGTTGCCACCCTTGTGAACATCGCTGCTCTTGAGCGCGAAGAAGATGGCCTGCGCTCACTTCCCGGCCTGTTGGCTGAGGCCATGGGTCGTTCCATTGAAGACATCTACAAAGGCAATGACTACGGTGTGCTCGCCGATGTGGAGCTGAACCGCACGATCACGGAGACATCCAGGGCCGCCATCGGCGCCATGGTTCGCTCCCTGACCGGCCTTGATGGTCGCGTCAGCATGCGAAACAGCTTCGGTTGGTTCTACGACCTGCTGGCGAAGTTCGGACTCAAGCTCCCTTCTCCCTGGCTGCGGGCCTGTTGCGGGGCTGGTTTTGTCCAGATTGATGCCACTGAACTCGACAAACTGTTTGCCTATCTGCGCTTCTGTTTGGAGCAGGTGTGTGCCGATATGGAAATGGAGAGTCTGCTCAAGGCTCTTGACGGTGACTACATCCTCCCGGGGCCCGGTGGTGATCCGATCCGTAATCCTGGCGTCCTGCCCAGCGGCAAGAACATTCACGCCCTGGACCCCCAGGCCATTCCGACCAGGGCTGCTGTCGCCGCAGCGAAGAGTGTTGTTGACAAGTTGATTGAGCGTCAGCGCGAGGAGCAGGGCACCTGGCCCGAAACGATTGCCTGCGTGCTCTGGGGCACGGACAACATCAAGACTTACGGCGAATCCCTGGCTCAGATCCTTTGGTTCGTCGGTGTCAAGCCGATGCCTGATTCCGTGGGTCGGGTGAACAAGCTTGAGCTGATTCCCCTGGAAGAGCTGGGTCGCCCCCGGGTGGATGTGGTGGTGAACTGCTCCGGTGTATTCCGTGATCTGTTCATCAACCAGATGGCTTTGATTGATCAGGCCGTGAAAATGGCGGCCGAGGCGGATGAGCCCCTCGAGCTGAATTTCGTGCGCAAGCACGCTCTGGAGCAGGCAGAGAAAGAGGGCACCTCCCTTCGGGATGCCGCCTGCCGCGTGTTCTCCAATGCCAGCGGCAGCTACAGCTCCAACGTGAACCTGGCGGTGGAGAACAGCACCTGGGAGGAAGAGGGCGAGCTTCAGGAGATGTATCTCTCCCGCAAGACCTTTGCCTTCAATGCTGATAACCCTGGTGAGATGAACCAGAAGCGTGAGGTGTTCGAGAACGTGATGAAGACGGCGGATGTCACCTTCCAGAACCTCGACTCCGCGGAGATCTCCCTCACGGATGTCAGTCACTACTTTGACTCCGACCCCACCAAACTGATCGCCGGCCTGCGGGATGACGGCAAAGCTCCCACCAGCTACATCGCTGACACCACGACGGCCAACGCGCAGGTTCGTTCGCTGAGTGAAACGATTCGCCTGGATTCACGCACCAAGTTGCTGAATCCCAAGTGGTACGAGGGCATGCTCGACTCTGGTTATGAAGGTGTGCGTGAAGTGGCAAAGCGCCTCAACTTCACCCTTGGCTGGAGTGCCACCAGTGGTGCCGTGGACAACTTCGTGTACGAGGAAGCCAATGACACCTTCATCAATGATCCGGAGATGCGCAAACGCCTCCTGGAACTGAATCCCAACAGCTTCCGTCAGATCGTTGGAACTCTGCTGGAGGTTCATGGCCGTGGCTATTGGGAGACGTCCGATGAGAACATCGAACAACTCCAGGAGCTGTACCAAGAGGTTGAGGATCGCATTGAAGGCGTCGTTACTGACTGA
- a CDS encoding GlcNAc-transferase family protein, with amino-acid sequence MTSTIFVQIAAYRDPDLAATLNNLLEQAAYPERLKFGICLQLDASDPLSWGEQSFPDHAHLQIKDVAAADSRGACWARSQAQGFYNGEDFLLQIDSHMRAVQDWDDFLLQTWRDCNDTEAVLSVYPNGFQQPCQLQTSTLPVMAAKAFDNYGILKFQGISRYRMPEQQPEKPLPNAFVAGGFLFGPGEIVENVPYDPELYFYGEEISMSARLWTHGYNLYCPNRLLLFHLYKSSSGDGDTSATHWSDHQDWFQLNRRSLVRVHKLLGSLSIAPANLNPTPEDIESLDDYGLGTSRRLSDYERMAGISFQSQTINQDASAGRFPAN; translated from the coding sequence GTGACCAGCACAATCTTCGTTCAGATCGCTGCTTATCGAGACCCGGATCTCGCCGCAACACTCAACAATCTGCTCGAGCAGGCCGCTTATCCCGAGCGACTGAAATTCGGCATTTGCCTGCAATTGGATGCATCAGATCCCCTGAGCTGGGGCGAGCAATCCTTCCCTGATCACGCCCATCTGCAGATCAAGGATGTTGCCGCAGCAGACAGTCGTGGTGCTTGCTGGGCACGCAGCCAGGCTCAAGGGTTCTACAACGGTGAGGACTTTCTGCTGCAGATTGACAGCCACATGCGTGCTGTCCAGGACTGGGATGATTTCTTGTTGCAAACGTGGAGGGATTGCAACGACACAGAAGCTGTCTTGAGCGTGTATCCCAATGGCTTCCAGCAACCATGCCAACTGCAGACCAGCACCTTGCCGGTGATGGCGGCCAAGGCCTTTGACAACTACGGCATCCTCAAATTTCAAGGCATCAGCCGATATCGAATGCCGGAACAACAACCCGAGAAACCACTGCCGAATGCGTTTGTGGCCGGTGGGTTTCTGTTCGGCCCCGGAGAAATTGTTGAGAATGTTCCCTATGACCCGGAACTCTATTTCTACGGCGAAGAAATCTCCATGTCGGCCAGACTGTGGACCCACGGATACAATCTCTACTGCCCAAATCGATTGCTGCTGTTTCACTTATACAAAAGTTCTAGTGGAGATGGCGATACATCTGCCACTCACTGGAGCGATCACCAAGACTGGTTTCAACTGAACCGACGATCACTGGTTCGGGTTCACAAGCTGTTGGGCAGCCTATCGATTGCTCCTGCCAATCTAAACCCAACCCCGGAGGACATCGAAAGTTTGGATGATTATGGACTTGGAACAAGTCGTCGTCTCAGCGACTACGAACGAATGGCAGGGATTTCATTTCAATCCCAAACCATCAATCAGGATGCTTCAGCTGGCCGATTTCCAGCCAACTGA
- the folP gene encoding dihydropteroate synthase, whose translation MISTASWSVVHRSNPTVSPGLPTTRPFDVSHHWPEGWLQRTAVMGVINITPDSFSDGGRFIKVEAAVQEAKRQLQQGADVLDLGAQSTRPGAIEVGAEEECRRLLPVLAAVRKQWPEVVISVDTFLAPVATAALEAGASWINDVSGGRRDPELLRVVADAGCPVVLMHSRGNSQTMDDLTDYSDLIQEVKSGLLERTDSAVTAGVREDQIIWDPGLGFAKTHEQNLKLLKDLEQLTCGPRPLLIGPSRKRFIGAVLDEPRPKARLWGTAAVACRCAQAGVALVRVHDVGPIAQTLRMASALW comes from the coding sequence GTGATATCGACGGCGTCTTGGTCGGTGGTGCATCGCTCAAACCCGACAGTTTCGCCCGGATTGCCAACTACCAGGCCATTTGATGTGAGTCACCACTGGCCTGAAGGCTGGCTGCAACGCACCGCCGTGATGGGGGTGATCAACATCACACCAGACTCCTTCAGTGATGGCGGTCGTTTCATCAAGGTTGAGGCGGCAGTCCAGGAAGCGAAACGGCAATTGCAACAAGGGGCTGATGTCCTGGATCTCGGGGCCCAGAGCACTCGTCCCGGTGCCATAGAGGTGGGTGCTGAGGAGGAATGCCGACGCTTGCTGCCGGTGCTTGCCGCCGTGCGCAAGCAATGGCCTGAGGTGGTGATCTCGGTGGACACCTTCCTGGCACCCGTGGCGACGGCAGCGCTGGAAGCCGGCGCCAGCTGGATCAACGATGTGAGCGGAGGCCGGAGGGATCCAGAGCTGCTGCGGGTGGTGGCCGATGCCGGCTGCCCGGTGGTGCTGATGCACAGCCGCGGCAACAGTCAAACGATGGACGACCTCACCGACTACAGCGATCTGATTCAGGAGGTGAAGAGTGGACTCCTGGAACGGACGGATTCGGCGGTCACCGCTGGGGTCAGGGAGGATCAGATCATCTGGGATCCCGGCCTCGGCTTCGCCAAAACCCATGAGCAGAATCTGAAATTGCTGAAGGATCTTGAGCAGCTCACCTGTGGACCCAGACCACTTCTCATTGGACCGTCACGCAAACGATTCATCGGAGCGGTATTGGATGAACCCAGACCTAAGGCGCGCCTATGGGGAACAGCGGCGGTGGCCTGTCGTTGCGCCCAGGCCGGTGTTGCACTGGTGAGGGTTCACGACGTTGGTCCGATCGCGCAGACTTTGCGAATGGCGTCAGCCCTCTGGTGA
- the tpiA gene encoding triose-phosphate isomerase — translation MRRPVIAGNWKMHMTCAQARDYMAAFLPQIERAPQDREIVLAPPFTALSTMAAAAEHSVVGLASQNVHWQDHGAFTAEISAEMLLEHGVAYTIVGHSEPRKYFSESDEQINHRARCSQAKGLIPIVCVGESDEQRERGEAERVIRRQIEQGLEGLDANKLVVAYEPIWAIGTGKTCEAAEANRICGLIRSWVGATDLIIQYGGSVKPTNIDELMAMSDIDGVLVGGASLKPDSFARIANYQAI, via the coding sequence GTGCGTAGACCGGTGATTGCTGGCAACTGGAAGATGCACATGACCTGTGCCCAGGCCAGGGATTACATGGCAGCATTCCTTCCGCAAATTGAACGTGCCCCCCAGGACCGCGAGATCGTCCTGGCTCCGCCCTTCACTGCGCTCTCCACCATGGCGGCAGCAGCTGAACACTCCGTTGTGGGACTCGCCAGTCAGAACGTCCATTGGCAGGACCATGGTGCATTCACAGCCGAAATTTCGGCCGAGATGCTGTTAGAGCACGGCGTTGCATACACAATCGTTGGGCACAGCGAGCCCCGCAAATACTTCAGCGAAAGTGATGAGCAGATCAACCACAGGGCCCGCTGCTCCCAGGCCAAGGGGTTGATCCCCATCGTCTGTGTTGGAGAAAGTGATGAGCAGCGCGAACGGGGTGAAGCGGAGCGGGTGATCCGCCGACAGATCGAGCAGGGACTTGAAGGGTTGGACGCCAACAAACTTGTTGTGGCCTATGAACCGATCTGGGCCATCGGCACGGGTAAAACCTGCGAAGCAGCCGAAGCCAACAGGATCTGCGGACTGATCCGAAGCTGGGTGGGAGCCACCGATCTGATCATTCAGTACGGCGGATCCGTGAAGCCCACCAACATCGATGAACTCATGGCCATGAGTGATATCGACGGCGTCTTGGTCGGTGGTGCATCGCTCAAACCCGACAGTTTCGCCCGGATTGCCAACTACCAGGCCATTTGA
- a CDS encoding RNA-binding S4 domain-containing protein, with protein MAAQYQCLVVRFLQMKLDQYLKWKGWVFTGGEAKQRIQMGDVRVNGAVETRRGRQLVAGDHVVLDNEESVVEQDSSSTP; from the coding sequence ATGGCGGCACAGTATCAATGCCTTGTTGTTCGTTTCCTGCAGATGAAGCTGGATCAGTACCTCAAGTGGAAGGGCTGGGTCTTCACCGGCGGAGAAGCCAAACAGCGGATCCAGATGGGAGACGTCCGGGTCAACGGTGCGGTGGAGACCCGTCGTGGCCGGCAGCTCGTGGCAGGGGATCACGTTGTGCTCGACAACGAGGAGTCCGTGGTTGAACAGGATTCTTCGTCTACGCCGTAA